In Etheostoma cragini isolate CJK2018 chromosome 15, CSU_Ecrag_1.0, whole genome shotgun sequence, the DNA window GTTGTTACAACAGACAAATAGATCAGGGGTCAAGCTGACACCACTCCAAAGGATGCTGAAATGAGAGATAACAGGAACTGTGATTTATTCTGGCAGAGTCTCAGCACTCGCCCCTAGGCATGGGCCGGTTACCGATTTCAAGGTATGCCGGGGTTTCAACACCAGTGACATTTTGTGTCTCACCGTTCCTAAGGTATGAGCTGTTTTATTTGCGTGGTCGAGGGCAGAAAGTGCAGTTTAGAAATCCCTCGCCCTGCCggtgtgcagtgtgtttaaaaataaaatccattgtGTTCAATGGAAAAAGTAgctatacactaccggtcaaaaatttggggtcactcacaaatttccattggactctattatagacagaatcccagctgagatcagttgccttgttttttttNNNNNNNNNNNNNNNNNNNNNNNNNNNNNNNNNNNNNNNNNNNNNNNNNNNNNNNNNNNNNNNNNNNNNNNNNNNNNNNNNNNNNNNNNNNNNNNNNNNNatatatatacacacacacacaccatgcgaTTGTTCCTTTGGTTTGCGAGATTACCTGGTATTTCAGTGTTCTGTATAGGCTAATCCGACAAATAGGAGATATGGAAAACGCTTACCTTGGTCAATTTCATGTTATGGCAGTAGCAGCTTGGCAACAagttctctctcccccctcagGGTATTTTGGTCTCCAGTTTGCTTAGTTTTCCCAAAGTAGTGTACTGACACGTGAGGGATCTGTAGCCAGTAAATTGTTGATGACGCCATCTCAGAAGAATGTTCAAAGGGAAGAGCAGGCGGTCCTGCCTCTAAGTCTCTTTTACTCTGAGTCTAGACCATCTTGGCAAGGAAAATATTAATGTCTGATCTATCTGCAGGATATCCTTATAATCTCCGTTTGGATTGTGAATATTCCTGGAGCTAAAGCAGTGGGATTGttgtggtgggggtgggggggcagtaCCCACCCCACCGCCCCATACAGGACACGctccaaatgtgttttaataatttcCTGAAACCTGTCTTGTTGGTCTACATAGATCAGAGTTGGGCAAAGTTTTATTAGCTTACCATAAAAGAGGAACAACCGCCTAGTAAAGTGTAATTTCTGCAAACAGGGCGGaagataaaaaacattaaacacttAGTCAATTCTTCAGAACTAACAGTTGTTAGTAGTTGAAAATGCTTTACACATGAAAATACAACctaggataaaaacacaaagtccagGACTTActtccattgtggtcctcaacACATAACATCAGGACAAGTCAAGACActtacagagtgtgtgtgataaaaaatgacataacataaAAGCATTTTTCTGCTCTATTCCGCTGCACTCTCTAGTAACCAAGCCTTGattctctttttaaaaagacatctcAAGTTGAGCTGTAAGGTTAGAAAATGAATGAGCACGAAGCACGCGTCTACTAGGCACTGGACACACTGTTGAGGCTGTTCACAATCATAGACAGTCCTGCCATGTTCAGTAAGTTTATTAAAACACAGCTTCTAATAACTGGTTGATTTTCCCATCGGAGGCTATAGTCAGTATTTCATGAGTAACTAAGGATGACAGCAGGATGACGTGGCCAGGCCAGCCTGGCTTTGTTTGTAACTTTCGAGTAAAGTGATCCGTTCTTTATCTTCCCCAGTGAGGAatgattttttagttttttaatagTCGTTCAGCACGAAAAAGAATGCACTGTGCATGATTCTACATGCCGAAGGATGCAAATAGTGAAAGTGTTGTACCATGTTTTGAGCCATGTGtgctagtttatttttttcactattctatgcttcttcttcttttaaccTCATGAGCACTAGCCTTGCATCTTTTTCACATGCACTTTAAAATGATGTTAACCGTTGTAAGGCTAATAACTAATCTCTTTAATCCTAAGGGTGCCCTGACATGGACAAAGAGATGATTCCCAAATTCACGTCAAAGGATGAGGAAGTTGATTACTGGAAGTCCCAAGCCCTCAAATATAAGAAAAGGTAGGTGTTGTGATTTACTTCCCATATGACATGAGTTAACATCTCTTAGTTTTTATATACATGCGGCCATAATCTCTTTATCCATGTTTTTGGATCATTTCTATATCATTCAATATATCATCATTCGTACATATGACTATTGGATCAATTTTGTGTTGGGCTCTTAGCTTTTTGGTGCATGGGGAGTAATACTCTATACCTAATAGgctcatttttaaaaattgggTAATGGAAAAATGTATCATATTTTGTCTGactttcaaaaacattgaacCAAAAAGCATGAGAAATTCTGTTTAAAATAGGTTGTAGTTGCTTACTCTTGCGTAATAAGGAGATGCtgaatatattttagttttgtctgtAGTCACGTCTCTGTTTATAGTTTCAGCACAGACCCCATATTTAGCCATATAAGGCAAATGACCAGACAGACTTTTTTAATATAAGTGCCCACAAAAAAGCTTGGGCCTTCTCAGGAGGAAATGACTGCATCTTTTACTTCTTAAACAGTGACCACAGCCTATGTTCGGGTAGGCAGCAGAGGTGCTTGTGAGTGTTTCGTAAATCTCTGTTGAACTCAGTCTGTCTTTTCTATTTGTGGAGTTAGGGCCTCATCATACACTGACACAGACGGGGTTAAAGTCCTGGTGGTTTTCTAAGAAATTTCTGCTGTGGGTACATATGGAAAGAACTTCAAGtcgtggagagagagagagaaaaaaaaaaaaaaacatctcccaAATATATAGTGGCTTGTCTCACATGTTTTCGTGAATACATTCTCTCAAGATCACTTTTCACATTGGCAGCATGCAGATATTACGAGTTACCTATTGAAAATGTATCTCTCTGAAGGGCTAGTTTTAAAACTTTACTGTTTCCATTTTGTGGAGAAGAGGCTACTTGGACATCATACAGTTTATAAGTGTCACAAAAAgatgtagtaataataaaaggcacttgtattttctgcattcacagttttgattttatttaatgcTGTTTTCCGTCACACATACGGAGTGCTGTTGGTTGTTTAAAGCGTGAGACCGTGGCAGGGAAGTGGCTGTGGCGTTGGTGTGTTTGGAACGACCCCAGCACGACAACTGATTCATGGATTCCAGTGCTCTGTGGAGCCACTGTGAGGATGTTATCCCAGTACAAGTCAGCTGATCTCGGAACAGTGTTGACCCAGGGTGTCATCATGTGTGTGCGCACACCCTTGACAAGTCCATTTAGATAACTTAAACTCAGCAATTACCTTCAACAACGAAATGTCTCCTCAAATGAATCTACACACGTTGGAACTACATCATGAGTtacgtgtgtgtttttagaaTTCTCTACATGGGGTCAGCCCTGAAGAGCGTGAACACACATCCTGTTTCTCAGCACATGTCCTCATCCTGTTGCTGTGccctctcattttctctttacCTCTGAACTTTAACCTCTCTCACAGCTGAGGGCTCATGATAGCAGGCCTGTCTTTTTCTGAGCTACTTCTAAACCATCTACTGTCACAGTTCAGCTGTCTCTTTAGAGCTATATATTTAGAGTGCTTTACTTGACAATGCTTAGCTGTGCACCGTTTCCTGTTTGGCAGAGGCAGGATTGAAGGTTGAAAATCTACAAATATATGAGTGGGCTTTTCATGCAGGTCTATTCCTGGCCATTGGAGATAAAGCTGCTAGAACATGCCTGAGCCTGGCTCATTTCACAGGACAAAAGCCAGCCAGTTTTCTAGAGCTCATGCCCCTATACAGAATTGAATGGTGGACGGTGAACAGGGTAGATGGTAATAGACaatgattgtttgtgttttccccactgtgtctgtgtgtgtgtgtgccatccAGTTGCTATGATGCCCAGGAGGAACTGCAGGAGTTCCAGGAAGGGAGCCGGGAGCTGGAAGCTGAATTGGAGGCACAGCTTGGCCAGGCCGAACACCGCCTTCGAGACCTCCACATTGAAAACGAGAGACTGAAGAACGAGATGGCCAACCTCAAGGTAAGTGGTCACTTGCACCGTAGCTTATTTTTGGATTTGGCTTTGTTTTACGGTCTATGGGTCAGGACACCAATAAAGTAATTTGTAATTACTTAAGAGGTTATCTAATCTCTATTGGATCCCGAGGACAAGGTCCTACGTCTTTTTATGTTGGGTGTTAATAAGGCATGCTCTTATGTAATCATCCAGCGCTCCTTAATTGGATTGggagaaaatagaaaacagcAAGGATGAGAGTGGTTCTTAATCACTGCAGGCATGAACGGTAGTCAGATTTATCATTATTAAACTATGTGAAGGAACCAGAGAAATCATGAATCATGCTTTCCTATATTTGTGCCTCTGGGACCACACTACAGACATGCTAACTGTGCTGTTAGGTACCACAGGGGAATGAGCCACAAGGCCTCCTCGGAGAGCAAGGAtgctttttgaaatgaaataatggGTGAAACATTATCTTTACTAACTGTGTTTTGATTCACCAGGTTGTATTACTAACATTAGGgttactgttatttatttaaaaaaatatataaaaatgctACTTTCACACTGCATGCCTCACCAGAAGGAAATTAACGTTGATTTGTAAAGGTCATGTAACAAGAGGTGTGTTCAATTTCTTAGTTTCTCTACAACACACACTTATTCCCAAGCTCTTGTCTCTTCTTTACTCTATCCATCTCAATCAGGAGAAACTGGAGCATCAGTATGCCCAGAGCTACAAACAGGTTTCCATGCTAGAGGATGACCTGGGCCAGACACGCAGCATCAAGGAGCAGCTCCACAAATACGTCCGAGAGCTTGAGCAGGCCAACGATGACCTGGAGAGAGCCAAGAGGTCAGACTGTCACAGTACATTTTGGTCAAAATGTGAAGTCTTTTGGCAAGATATGATAATAGATGTTGATTTTCCAGTGATTGGATCTATGTTATAATTTTCATAAAAGGTTTTAACAATTGCCCTTCAACCTCTGTGTGTGCAGGGCAACAATAGTGTCTCTTGAGGACTTTGAGGGCCGTTTAAACCAGGCCATTGAGAGAAATGCCTTCCTGGAAAGTGAGCTGGATGAGAAAGAGTCCCTTCTAGTATCTGTGCAGCGGCTGAAAGACGAAGCACGAGGTAAAGACAAGAATCCATTCTGCAATGTCCCAGGCAATATGTCATCTGTGTAAGGGTTAGTGGAGGAGTGTTTCACGGGTCTGTCTTCTGCAGACCTGAGACAGGAGCTGGCAGTACGGGAGCGGACTACAGACAGGATATCAGCACCGAGCTCACCCACCTCAGACATCGACAAGATGGATTCTGCAGTACAAGCTTCTTTATC includes these proteins:
- the ndel1b gene encoding nuclear distribution protein nudE-like 1-B: MDKEMIPKFTSKDEEVDYWKSQALKYKKSCYDAQEELQEFQEGSRELEAELEAQLGQAEHRLRDLHIENERLKNEMANLKEKLEHQYAQSYKQVSMLEDDLGQTRSIKEQLHKYVRELEQANDDLERAKRATIVSLEDFEGRLNQAIERNAFLESELDEKESLLVSVQRLKDEARDLRQELAVRERTTDRISAPSSPTSDIDKMDSAVQASLSLPATPVGKSIDHPFISSKALTNGCGNSSLTPSARISALNIVGDLLRKVGALESKIAACRKFAKDQAARKNYSSDNGKLINSNATKFSHSLHTTYFDKTTVNGLDPSSLTTSRAVSPPGMLPLSV